A single genomic interval of Ramlibacter sp. harbors:
- the cqsA gene encoding quorum-sensing autoinducer CAI-1 synthase, producing MEVVEKSPQHQVVNPPLSAQLQRRLAREFTPRWNEQWGGKFILHGRPVTEAAVRLDGNDYLGISGHPEIVQAQVNALREDRESVIQSGVFLLDAHPSHTLEKSLAQWVGKEDGYLCQSGYSANVGLLQIIADAQTPVYLDTLAHASLWEGAHAARAPAHAFRHNDVQHLERMIATHGPGVVVVDSVYSTTGALCPLEAIVQVCERRDCMIVVDESHSLGTHGPGGAGLCAALGLTERVHFITASLAKAFAGRAGFFTAPASMRYYTLISSYPNIFSSSLLPHEVAGLAATLKVIRASDDARRRLHANTVRVRASLSDLGYPIHQGSEQIIALEAGTEPAAMVLRDELEAHDIVGALFCAPATSRNRAMVRLTLNAALTEAEIRHVETAAEALAPRLKPWDWPIARRLRVRADQP from the coding sequence ATGGAAGTCGTTGAAAAGTCCCCGCAGCATCAAGTTGTGAACCCGCCCCTGAGCGCGCAGCTGCAGCGCCGCCTGGCCAGGGAGTTCACCCCGCGCTGGAACGAACAGTGGGGCGGCAAATTCATTCTTCATGGACGGCCTGTCACGGAGGCGGCCGTGCGCCTGGATGGCAATGACTACCTGGGCATCAGCGGGCATCCCGAGATTGTCCAGGCGCAGGTCAACGCCTTGCGCGAGGACCGCGAGTCGGTGATCCAGTCCGGGGTGTTCCTGCTGGACGCCCACCCTTCCCACACGCTGGAGAAGTCGCTGGCCCAGTGGGTGGGCAAGGAAGATGGCTACCTCTGCCAGTCGGGCTATTCGGCCAACGTGGGGTTGCTGCAGATCATCGCGGACGCGCAGACGCCGGTGTACCTGGACACGCTGGCCCATGCCTCGCTGTGGGAAGGGGCCCACGCCGCCCGTGCGCCGGCGCATGCCTTTCGCCACAACGATGTCCAGCATCTGGAACGCATGATCGCGACCCACGGCCCGGGCGTGGTCGTGGTGGATTCGGTGTACAGCACCACGGGCGCGCTGTGCCCGCTGGAGGCCATCGTGCAGGTCTGCGAACGCCGCGACTGCATGATCGTGGTCGATGAATCCCATTCACTCGGAACCCATGGCCCGGGTGGTGCCGGCCTGTGCGCCGCCCTGGGGCTGACCGAGAGGGTTCACTTCATCACGGCCAGCCTGGCCAAGGCATTCGCGGGCCGTGCGGGCTTCTTCACGGCGCCAGCGAGCATGCGCTACTACACGCTGATCAGCAGCTACCCGAACATCTTCAGCTCGTCGCTGCTGCCGCACGAGGTGGCCGGCCTGGCCGCCACGCTCAAGGTGATCCGCGCCAGTGACGATGCGCGGCGCCGGCTGCACGCGAACACGGTGCGGGTCAGGGCCAGCCTGTCGGACCTGGGCTACCCGATCCACCAGGGCAGTGAGCAGATCATCGCGCTCGAAGCCGGCACCGAACCGGCCGCCATGGTGCTGCGCGACGAGCTTGAAGCCCATGACATCGTGGGTGCCCTGTTCTGCGCCCCGGCCACCAGCCGCAACCGCGCCATGGTTCGCCTGACCCTGAACGCCGCGCTGACCGAAGCGGAGATCCGCCATGTTGAAACCGCCGCCGAGGCGCTGGCGCCGCGCCTGAAGCCCTGGGACTGGCCGATTGCGCGGCGCCTGCGCGTGCGCGCCGATCAGCCCTGA
- a CDS encoding response regulator produces MSFSLFQRPGAIVFLDDDPDYLEMLALVLPRHWHLRLFLRPYECINYLQQEPPFWEADAWNQQQLVDQWREGRPLIPQILGYWSKYTERYALTRICVVDYSMPAMDGLQALGELVDWPGSRVLLTGQADEQVAVNAFNRGLIDQFIAKQTPDISHRLIDAVEHLMAAPNARHAQIWRATLTPEQNALLRVPSVGRDLRDLATKRWVEHVVIGDPFGVLGMNANGRVSWLQLEPTAGLSDLAELAEAEGVKAGALEDIRTGRKLVDLELRQALGHSAAPELTPAFAVGREETLLGALFNVAPEFCPDIANSYARWLARQEQRNVQG; encoded by the coding sequence TTTCTCGATGACGATCCGGACTATCTCGAGATGCTCGCCCTGGTGCTGCCGCGCCACTGGCATCTGCGGTTGTTCCTGCGTCCGTACGAGTGCATCAATTACCTTCAGCAGGAGCCCCCCTTCTGGGAGGCCGACGCCTGGAACCAGCAGCAGCTGGTCGACCAGTGGCGCGAAGGCCGCCCGCTGATCCCCCAGATCCTGGGCTACTGGTCCAAGTACACCGAACGCTATGCCTTGACCCGGATCTGCGTGGTGGACTACTCCATGCCCGCCATGGACGGGCTGCAGGCCCTGGGCGAGCTGGTCGACTGGCCGGGTTCACGCGTCCTGCTCACGGGGCAGGCGGACGAGCAGGTGGCCGTCAACGCCTTCAACCGGGGGCTGATTGACCAGTTCATCGCGAAGCAGACGCCCGACATCTCGCACCGGCTGATTGACGCCGTGGAGCACCTCATGGCCGCCCCCAATGCGCGCCATGCCCAGATCTGGCGTGCCACGCTCACCCCGGAACAGAACGCGCTGTTGCGCGTGCCTTCGGTGGGGCGCGACCTGCGCGATCTGGCCACCAAGCGCTGGGTCGAGCATGTGGTGATCGGCGACCCCTTCGGCGTTCTGGGCATGAATGCCAACGGCCGCGTGAGCTGGCTCCAGCTGGAGCCGACGGCCGGCCTGTCAGACCTGGCCGAGCTGGCCGAGGCGGAAGGCGTCAAGGCCGGCGCTCTCGAGGACATCCGCACGGGGCGCAAGCTGGTGGACCTCGAACTGCGGCAGGCCCTGGGCCACAGCGCGGCGCCCGAGCTGACGCCGGCATTCGCGGTCGGCCGGGAGGAAACGCTGCTGGGCGCGCTGTTCAACGTGGCGCCGGAATTCTGCCCCGACATCGCCAACAGCTACGCGCGGTGGCTGGCGCGGCAGGAGCAGCGCAACGTTCAGGGCTGA